Proteins encoded in a region of the Planococcus citri chromosome 1, ihPlaCitr1.1, whole genome shotgun sequence genome:
- the LOC135842863 gene encoding prolyl 4-hydroxylase subunit alpha-2-like, whose protein sequence is MYNSHLFLNDTEQAYTFAELYSNADSFDIPSNDVTISLGEQLGKVIDLHHIILESNKLCRGDYKQFLPAQNLRCRYNHENSAFLKIAPVKEEELYDHPKILLYHNVVYESEINTIKSVSADELKTSTGYMSGNKTPVTAFLYRMSQTAFVNNELPELSFFSRRIEDISDLALKHCETLQVVNYAPGGFYRVHTDYLPPHEDYLGKSGNRIATVLFYLNDVPLGGETVFPRLKLSVSPEKGSALIWHNMLPDGSVNLLTHHSACPVIIGEKWIITQWIRAKGQKCLRRVYASWKHDTSSDGSTEDQ, encoded by the exons ATGTATAATTCGCACTTGTTcctaa ATGACACCGAACAAGCTTACACATTCGCTGAGCTCTACTCGAATGCTGACTCATTCGACATTCCTTCAAATGACGTCACAATAAGTTTAGGAGAGCAACTGGGCAAA GTGATTGACCTTCATCACATAATTTTGGAAAGCAATAAGCTATGCAGAGGGGATTACAAGCAATTCTTGCCAGCTCAGAACCTTAGATGTAGATACAACCACGAAAATTCAGCATTTCTCAAAATCGCTCCGGTAAAAGAAGAAGAGCTTTACGATCATCCAAAAATACTACTTTATCACAACGTTGTATACGAATCAGAAATTAATACAATAAAATCTGTCTCCGCAGATGAG CTAAAAACGTCTACGGGTTATATGAGTGGTAACAAAACACCAGTTACCGCATTTCTCTATCGTATGAGTCAGACAGCGTTTGTCAATAACGAGCTCCCAGAATTATCGTTTTTCTCCAGACGCATTGAGGATATCTCGGATTTGGCTTTAAAGCACTGCGAAACGTTGCAAGTTGTGAATTATGCGCCAGGAGGGTTTTACAGAGTGCATACTGATTATCTGCCACCA caTGAGGATTACTTGGGGAAAAGTGGAAATCGAATTGCAACGGTGTTATTTTAT ctcAATGATGTTCCATTAGGAGGAGAAACAGTTTTCCCCAGACTCAAGTTATCGGTGAGTCCTGAAAAAGGATCAGCTCTAATTTGGCATAACATGTTACCAGATGGATCAGTGAATTTGTTGACCCATCATAGCGCTTGCCCAGTAATCATTGGAGAAAAATGGA TCATTACACAATGGATTCGAGCGAAGGGTCAGAAGTGTCTTCGACGTGTTTACGCTTCATGGAAACATGATACATCAAGTGATGGAAGTACTGAAGATCAATAA